The DNA sequence GCTTGGTCGGTCCCTCTACTGCAAAGGTGATGCCGGCCGGAGCCGAAACGTTGACCGGGTGGCTGTAGCCCAGAGCGAACTCAAGGTCAGATCCCTTGGCCTGAACGCGGTAACCGGTACCGACGATTTCAAGCTTCTTCTCGTAGCCTGCGGTGACGCCCTGGATCATGTTGGCGATCAGGGTGCGGGTCAGGCCGTGGAGCGAACGGGAGGCGCGCTCGTCGTTCGGGCGGCTGACGGTCAGGGTGTTCTCGTCCAGGGCAACCTCGATGGGGCTGGCCACAGTGTGGGTCAGCTCCCCCTTGGAACCCTTGACGCTGACGACAGAGCCGTCAACCTTGACCTCAACGCCGGCAGGAACGGTGATGGGGAGACGTCCAATACGTGACATTATTCTCTTCCTTTCCCGTTACCAGACGTACGCGAGGACTTCGCCGCCCACGCCCTTCTTGCCGGCCTGCTTGTCAGTCAGGAGGCCGGAAGAGGTGGACAGGATAGCGATACCCAGGCCACCGAGCACGTGCGGGAGGTTAGTGGACTTCGCGTAAACGCGGAGGCCCGGCTTGGAGATGCGGCGTACACCGGCGATGGAACGCTCGCGGTTCGGACCGAACTTGAGGTCCAGGGTCAGCTTCTTGCCAACCTCAGCGTCCTCTTCCTTCCAGCCGGCGATGAAACCTTCGGCCTTGAGGATGTCGGCAACGCGTGCCTTGAGCTTGCTGTAAGGCATAGACACGGAGTCGTGGTATGCCGAGTTTGCGTTACGCAGGCGCGTAAGCATATCTGCGACAGGATCTGTCATTGTCATGTGGGCTCATGCCCTTCCTCATAACGGTTTCCGCCGTTCCATTCCCTGGGGAGCGGAGCGGCCGGACCTTTTACGTAGTTAATTAAGCTTCGGTTTTGAACGGGAAACCAAGCGCCTTGAGCAGCGCGCGGCCTTCGTCATCGGTCTTGGCAGTGGTGACAACCGTGATGTCCATACCGCGGACGCGGTCGATCTTGTCCTGGTCGATTTCGTGGAACATAACCTGCTCGGTCAGACCGAAGGTGTAGTTGCCGTTGCCATCGAACTGCTTGCCGCTGAGGCCGCGGAAGTCGCGGATACGGGGCAGAGCCAGGGTGACCAGGCGGTCCACGAATTCCCACATGCGGTCGCCACGCAGGGTAGCGTGTGCACCGATGGGCATGCCTTCGCGCAGCTTGAACTGTGCGATCGACTTGCGGGCCTTGGTAACCTGCGGCTTCTGGCCGGTGATCTGGGTGAGGTCGCGGACAGCGCCGTCGATCAGCTTGGAGTCCTTGGCGGCATCTCCAACACCCATGTTCACAACAACCTTCACCAGACGGGGTACCTGGTTCACGTTCTCGTACTTGAATTCATCCTGGAGCGTTGCCTTGATGGATTCGGCGTACTTGGTCTTCAGACGAGGAACGATCTTCGTTGCCGGAGTCTCGAGAGTCTCAGTCATTAGATGTCCTTCCCGGAGCTCTTGGACACGCGGATACGGACGGTCTTCTTGACACCGTTCTTCTCCACAGTGTCGAGGCGGAAGCCCACACGGGTCGGCTTCTTGGTCGACGGGTCAACCAGGGCCACGTTCGAAATGTGGATCGGGGCCTCTACGACCTCGATGCCGCCTGTCTTGGTGCCGCGCTGCGACTGTCCAACACGGGTGTGCTTGGTGACGCGGTTGATACCCTCAACCAGCACGCGGTTGGTGTCGGTGAAGACGCGCAGAACCTTGCCCTGCTTGCCACGGTCGCCGCCGCGCTCAGCCTTGGCGCCAGTGATGACCTGAACCAGGTCACCCTTCTTGATCTTTGCAGCCATGGACTAGAGCACCTCCGGAGCCAGAGAAACAATCTTCATGAACTTCTTGTCACGCAGTTCACGACCAACCGGTCCGAAGATACGGGTACCGCGGGGGTCACCGTCGTTCTTCAGGATCACAGCTGCGTTCTCGTCAAACTTGATGTAGGAACCATCCGCACGGCGGCGTTCCTTCTTGGTACGGACGATGACGGCCTTGACCACATCGCCCTTCTTTACGTTGCCGCCCGGGATTGCATCCTTGACGGTGGCGACAATGACGTCACCGATGCCTGCGTAGCGACGGCCAGATCCACCGAGAACGCGAATGGTAAGGATTTCCTTAGCACCCGTGTTGTCGGCGACCTTGAGTCGCGACTCCTGCTGAATCACTATTTACTCCTTGCGTCGCGCCGGTTCTCAGGCCGTGATGTTGCTACGGAATGAGCCTTGCGGAACGGTTGATCGGGGTGTCTCTTGACCTGCCTGGATTTTGCCAGACCAGGCCTAAACGCCCGTGCCAGAAGCAGTTGCTCCCACCCGGTCCGGGACGGATCCCGGGCGCACAGGGGCACTATGCTGTGGCACGCTTGTTTACGAGGTTGATGATGGCGCGCGAAAGGCGCCATACAAACTCAATATCCTAGCATGTTTTCCGCCAGTCCCCATATCACCGCCGTCCCCTGCCCGGCAAGACGGACGACGGCGTGATGCAGGGCAGCCTTTCCGCCCGCCCGGGGTGCCGCTCCCCCGCCAGCACAACGCCCCATCACTTCCTGCAGCAAAACAACCAACGCCCGATCACCTCCAGCAGCAAAACAACCAACGCCCGATCACCTCGAGGCCTACCGGCAACGGGAAGTGATGGGGCGTCGCCGAAAAGGCGGTAATAAGTGATGGGGCGTCGCCGAAAAGGCGGTGATAAGTGATGGGGCGTTTGTGAAGGACGGACGACGGCGTGACGCAGGGCAGCCTTTCGGCCCGCCCGGGGTGCCGCTCCCCCGCCGGGCCAGGCGCCGCCGTCGTCCGCTTCACTCAAAAGCTGCCTGGCGTGACGCCCGCGTTAAGCGAGGAAGCCCCCGCTCCCGGAAGGGAGCAGGGGCTTCCAGCGAAGCAGCAGGTGCTACTTGGCCTTTTCGAGGATTTCCACGAGCCGCCAATTCTTGGTGGCGGACAGCGGACGGGTCTCGGCGATGACAACGAGGTCGCCGATGCCGGCGGTGTTCTCTTCGTCGTGTGCCTTGACCTTGGAGGTGCGGCGGATGACCTTGCCGTACAGTGCGTGCTTCACGCGGTCTTCAACCTCGACAACGATGGTCTTTTCCATCTTGTCGGAGACCACGTAACCGCGACGGGTCTTGCGGTAACCGCGCTGCCCAGCCTTGGCTTCGGTAGCAGTTTCGGTCACGTTCTGGTCCTTTTCACTCACTTGGCGTCCTCCTCGGTCTCAGCCTTTTCAGCCTTTTCGGCCTTCTTGGTTGAAGCCTTCTTGGACTTCTTCTCTTCCTTGGCTTCCACAACCGGTGCGGCAACCT is a window from the Arthrobacter sp. NicSoilC5 genome containing:
- the rplF gene encoding 50S ribosomal protein L6, whose protein sequence is MSRIGRLPITVPAGVEVKVDGSVVSVKGSKGELTHTVASPIEVALDENTLTVSRPNDERASRSLHGLTRTLIANMIQGVTAGYEKKLEIVGTGYRVQAKGSDLEFALGYSHPVNVSAPAGITFAVEGPTKLSVSGINKQQVGEVAANIRKLRKPDPYKGKGIRYAGEVIRRKVGKAGK
- the rpsH gene encoding 30S ribosomal protein S8 — its product is MTMTDPVADMLTRLRNANSAYHDSVSMPYSKLKARVADILKAEGFIAGWKEEDAEVGKKLTLDLKFGPNRERSIAGVRRISKPGLRVYAKSTNLPHVLGGLGIAILSTSSGLLTDKQAGKKGVGGEVLAYVW
- the rplE gene encoding 50S ribosomal protein L5, which codes for MTETLETPATKIVPRLKTKYAESIKATLQDEFKYENVNQVPRLVKVVVNMGVGDAAKDSKLIDGAVRDLTQITGQKPQVTKARKSIAQFKLREGMPIGAHATLRGDRMWEFVDRLVTLALPRIRDFRGLSGKQFDGNGNYTFGLTEQVMFHEIDQDKIDRVRGMDITVVTTAKTDDEGRALLKALGFPFKTEA
- the rplX gene encoding 50S ribosomal protein L24, which produces MAAKIKKGDLVQVITGAKAERGGDRGKQGKVLRVFTDTNRVLVEGINRVTKHTRVGQSQRGTKTGGIEVVEAPIHISNVALVDPSTKKPTRVGFRLDTVEKNGVKKTVRIRVSKSSGKDI
- the rplN gene encoding 50S ribosomal protein L14, translating into MIQQESRLKVADNTGAKEILTIRVLGGSGRRYAGIGDVIVATVKDAIPGGNVKKGDVVKAVIVRTKKERRRADGSYIKFDENAAVILKNDGDPRGTRIFGPVGRELRDKKFMKIVSLAPEVL
- the rpsQ gene encoding 30S ribosomal protein S17; its protein translation is MSEKDQNVTETATEAKAGQRGYRKTRRGYVVSDKMEKTIVVEVEDRVKHALYGKVIRRTSKVKAHDEENTAGIGDLVVIAETRPLSATKNWRLVEILEKAK